CACGAAAAGCCAGCCTGTTTGGGAAACAGGAACAGGACAGTCAGTTTAGAGCCTGCTCGTAGTCTGATATTGAGCCAGTTTCTTTTTTGTACCACTGACTGAACCACACTGTCTTACCTGGTTCAAAGCAAAACCGCTCAATGATCAACTCTACTAACGAGTTAAGTTCTCGAAATTTGTGATCCACGTTAGATTCTCATGGAAACAAATGGAAAATTAGTTGTCCAACTCTGAGGACAAGGTCCAACATAAATAAGACCCTCCAACCATATAACTGAATTACAAAAAAGACAAATGAAAGATATTTACAAATTCAAAATTGTATGGAAGCTAACCTCAAAATGTAATCCTTCACCTCTATGCATCATGTTCAAGACATTGCGAAGCTGTTGCACAAACAAACAACCAACGTCAGCCGATAGTTATCCAGATTTCACAAGAATCAGTTTAAATCGGATTctcattgttatcattataaCTATTGTGTAATCAAATCAGCTACTACATCAGCTACTAAAAGATTCAGTTAAAAACAGGTTCCTtgtatcaaaattataattagagAACAGTTATATCAGCTTACTACTTCAGTATGCCTTGCTTAACAGAGTAATTCTAATATACAATATTGCTTCAAGGTGAAAATAAAGCAAACAAAAGAAACACTTTAGTGCAACATCTAGTTATTACACACCCAAAATAACACCCATAAGACATAGACTCGAAGCAGATTTTATATCCTAAAAGAGCAGGCAAAAAGATCATGAAATGATATTAGTGAATCTGTAGAgacaaataaacaaatgtacCTCAGATACAAGGCGGCTTCTTCCTTCACCAGCAGCTGCTAATGCTCGCAAAGAATAGGGAGTGCCAAGAGCACCATCACCTTGCCTCTCGATCGACAATGCTGACCTAGAATGTGACTGATTATGTCCTTGGTTCGCACCAATAGATGGAAGTATTACGTCAGGTGAGTTAGCTGGCCCTGAACGAAGTTGGTTATTACCACCATTTTGGCCAGCGATTTCATGCCCCACTGATAACACTGATCTACGAAGATATTCCGACAACCGACGGGAATACTGTGCTGAAGAATGGCGGTGTGGGGCCCAACTAGGTCCTGGTGCAGTGCGGGAAGCTGAAGCTGAAGCTGACCCAGTACGAGAATTTGATGGAATGTTTCTAGAGATACCAACATTTCCACTCCTGACACTCCATCTTGTTGGATTTTGAGCAGAATTTCTCGTCTCTGCAGGAGGCACAAACATTGGATGTTCAGCAATATTCCTTGGAATGTTTCCAGAGTTCAAATCTTCAGGCCAGGGAGCATCCCTATCGCCAGGAATGACAGGACTGGATGAACTTCCAGGCCTTAAATTAGGAGATCTATTCCACCTCTGAAGTTGCGAGTTCCGCTGAAGGGCAGATACACGCAACATAACAGATTGACTTTGTGGCGCAGGACTTTCCGGGAGAATGGGAGACCTCAAGTCAATAGGAGGATTCAAAGGCAAAAATCTTAATGGTTGATGGGCTGATGGAATGTCAGGTCGCCGATCACCACTAATAGGAGCTATTGAAAGCGAATTATTTGGCATAGAATCTTGCTGTATCGAGTGATTCACCCTCAAACGATAATTCCTCTGAGAGATTTCTGCGCCTGCAGGCAAACTTACAGGACGGAATGTGTCAGCCGAAACTCCTCCACCTATCCCAAGTCCGAGCCTTGCATTGACTTGTTCTGTTGCACTAATGTTAGGAGACCCTTCTGATGGTAAGGGTGCATTAACACTTCCACTAGCGTCATATCGAGGAGGAACTGCATGCCACAAGTTGCTCTCTGCCTGGGAAAAGTAATTTCCACTACTAGAAGACTGTCCAACATTTCCTTCCAAGGTTTTTCTCTTACAAGAAAGACGACGACCATCCATTAAGCAACCAGGCCTGCAATCATCCTCTTCAACAAGGAGACCACCACTTCCAGATGACGAAGCAAAAGGATCAGTATTATTAGTAGAAGAAAATTTTCCCCCAAAGCCATTAGATTTTAAAGAATTAGGACAGTCCATATCATCACCAACTCTAAGAAAATTTCTATCGCTTAAATCCTGCCTTTGAGAACCAGAATTTAAGTCAGAGCTTTGCACAAACGAGGGCCCAATAACAACCTGGTTGCTGCCAATGTTCAAATTAACACCATTTTGTGAAACAAAATTAGCGGGATCATATCTCTGCTCTTCTAACCTCAACGCAATACCCACAGATCCATTCATTGAAGTGGACCA
This Amaranthus tricolor cultivar Red isolate AtriRed21 chromosome 13, ASM2621246v1, whole genome shotgun sequence DNA region includes the following protein-coding sequences:
- the LOC130798062 gene encoding probable E3 ubiquitin-protein ligase RHG1A is translated as MQGQKSAIGSLPDSINFDYGPPSSNVGVNQQICWNTIRNPPESRVSDLRISATNSDNIGGVGQEGTGLSKWTIGEPSSSIDQNLVRCDDQLTQSGWSTSMNGSVGIALRLEEQRYDPANFVSQNGVNLNIGSNQVVIGPSFVQSSDLNSGSQRQDLSDRNFLRVGDDMDCPNSLKSNGFGGKFSSTNNTDPFASSSGSGGLLVEEDDCRPGCLMDGRRLSCKRKTLEGNVGQSSSSGNYFSQAESNLWHAVPPRYDASGSVNAPLPSEGSPNISATEQVNARLGLGIGGGVSADTFRPVSLPAGAEISQRNYRLRVNHSIQQDSMPNNSLSIAPISGDRRPDIPSAHQPLRFLPLNPPIDLRSPILPESPAPQSQSVMLRVSALQRNSQLQRWNRSPNLRPGSSSSPVIPGDRDAPWPEDLNSGNIPRNIAEHPMFVPPAETRNSAQNPTRWSVRSGNVGISRNIPSNSRTGSASASASRTAPGPSWAPHRHSSAQYSRRLSEYLRRSVLSVGHEIAGQNGGNNQLRSGPANSPDVILPSIGANQGHNQSHSRSALSIERQGDGALGTPYSLRALAAAGEGRSRLVSELRNVLNMMHRGEGLHFEDIMILDHSVLFGMADIHDQHRDMRLDVDNMSYEELLALEERIGNVCTGLSMEKILSSMKQCKYIHTMSDDHIESEPCCICQEEYTDGEDIGTLDCGHDFHRECIKQWLTHKNLCPICKTTGLAT